In the genome of Vicia villosa cultivar HV-30 ecotype Madison, WI linkage group LG7, Vvil1.0, whole genome shotgun sequence, one region contains:
- the LOC131617382 gene encoding uncharacterized protein LOC131617382 codes for MPRKRFGIQEPQTAIQHAQYYLKKIGLGPNNYYFWKQIGKALICTYTVMGAAWLYNETSPLGWWTLKPMPKEEKDMAHLYERREFPYPGDAEAMEEFVKQGGMIGTTIGPKGMVENDMDESDYKKELKDKKFEQEAQRLWLRMRNEIIAELQEKGFEVE; via the exons ATGCCTCGTAAACGCTTCGGAATCCAGGAACCCCAAACAG CTATACAACATGCCCAATACTATCTGAAGAAAATAGGGCTAGGGCCAAATAACTACTACTTCTGGAAACAAATTGGGAAGGCTTTGATATGCACCTATACTGTCATGGGTGCGGCGTGGTTATACAACGAGACATCACCGTTGGGTTGGTGGACGCTGAAGCCAATGCCAAAGGAAGAGAAAGATATGGCTCATTTGTACGAGCGACGTGAGTTTCCGTATCCCGGTGACGCAGAAGCTATGGAGGAGTTTGTTAAACAGGGTGGAATGATTGGAACAACTATTGGACCTAAAGGGATGGTGGAGaatgatatggatgaaagtgattACAAGAAGGAGCTTAAGGATAAGAAGTTTGAGCAGGAGGCTCAGAGGCTTTGGTTGAGGATGAGGAATGAGATTATTGCTGAGCTTCAGGAAAAGGGTTTTGAAGTAGAATGA
- the LOC131617381 gene encoding uncharacterized protein LOC131617381, whose protein sequence is MEKTKEILQRRLNQQESEALSRLQSVPSIRPGDNTSFYEHFALTGIKVDRVQPGFVSCSFKVPHRLIDSNGKLAKGAIANLVDEVGGAVIFEEGLPANVSVDMSISFLSTAHVHDELEITSRLLGRKGGYSGTIVLLKNKATGELIAEGRHSLFGRHNSKM, encoded by the exons ATGGAGAAGACGAAGGAGATCTTGCAGCGGAGGCTAAACCAACAAGAATCGGAAGCCTTATCACGACTCCAATCGGTTCCTTCAATCAGACCCGGCGATAACACAAGCTTCTACGAACACTTCGCTCTCACTGGCATCAAAGTTGACCGTGTCCAACCCGGTTTCGTCTCTTGTTCTTTCAAAGTCCCTCATCGCCTCATC GACAGTAATGGAAAGTTGGCGAAGGGCGCAATTGCAAATCTTGTGGATGAGGTGGGAGGTGCTGTAATCTTTGAAGAGGGTCTCCCCGCGAATGTTTCAGTTGATATgtctatttcttttctttcaactGCTCATGTTCAT GATGAATTAGAAATTACTTCTAGGCTGTTGGGAAGGAAAGGAGGTTATTCTGGAACAATTGTTCTCCTAAAAAACAAAGCTACTGGAGAATTGATAGCAGAAGGTCGGCATTCACTATTTGGCAGACATAACAGCAAAATGTAA